ATCTTTTCGGGATCCAGAATGTAGTCTGGTCGTCCTGTACGAGACGCAAAAATCAGGACGCCTTCACGTTCAGACACCTCAAACCCATAGGCAAGCATCAGCGGCTGCAGCGCAGACCGAGCACCACCGATCTGGTCGACCACATAGCCACGTACCAAACCATAGAGCTTGGACACGTCATAGCGTGTCACGCCAGAGCGATCACAGATCTCGCTGACCACCGAGGCCAGCGACCGCGACGACGCACGTCCGTTCAGCCAGTGCCCGCGATCGTAATTTGCCCCATCGCTCCACAATCCCTTGCGATTAGGGAATTGCGGGAAGGGCCGCGTGTCCCAAGCCCAGACATGGGCGCGGTTCATATCCAGCATCTGAACACCCGTGGCGCTGTGATGCGGGTTGTGCGTGCTGTCCCCCCAATAGTCATACATGGCCCGCAAATACTGCGCCTGCATCAGGTCATCGCGCCGTCCGCTGGAATAGCGCGGCAGAGAACTTTCCGAGCTTTTGGGATCAAGGAACTTGTTGGGCTGGTTGGTGCCCTTGTCGATGGCAGCACACCCCATTTCGGTGAACCAAAACGGCTTCGCCCCGGGCAGCCAGTCCGTCGGGGTCACATCCCGCACCCCGCCGACGCGGTTATGGTGCGAATTCTCCCACCAGCCGCGCAGGTCTTTATAGCGATAGACCCAATCCTCGCCATGGGCACCATCGGTGATCTGCGTGCGGATCTGGAGTTCACGCGCGTCCGGGGTCTTATAGTACCAGTCATACCCCTCGCCGCCTTCGATATTCGCCTTGAGGTAATCGAGGTTGTAGATCGATCCATGCCCGGCATCCGCATGATCAAACCCATCACGCCAATCAGACAGCGGCATGTAGTTGTCGATGCCGACAAAGTCGATCTCGTCATGGCTCCACAGAGGATCGAGGTGAAAGAACACATCACCTGTTCCGTCCTGCGGCTGATAACCAAAATATTCCGACCAATCGGCCGCATATGAGATCTTGGTCTCGGCCCCAAGAATGCCGCGCACATCTTCAGCCAGTTGCATCAACTGCTCTACCACCGGAAAGCTGTTTCCCGGCCCACGGATCTGGGTCAGGCTGCGCAGCTCGGACCCGATCAGGAAAGCATCTACGCCCCCCGCGGACGCACACAAATGGGCATAGTGCAGGATGAAGCGGCGATACGAGAATTCGCTGGGGCCGGTGTAGTCCACGCCCTGCCCCGTGACGGTGAAATCTCCGGGCTGTGCATCCCCGAAGAACGCATCAACCTGAGACACCGCCCCTGCTGTACCGTCCGGCGACCCGGGGTGATGCGGCGCAAGCAAGGTGGTAATCCGACCACGCCACGGCAATTCGGGCTGCCCAATCTGGGCAGACCAGGGATCGAACAGCGTGTTGCCCTCCATCTGCTCCATCAGGATGAAGGGATAGAAGGTGGTCTTGCGGTCATTGCGCGATGCGAATTCAATCGCCTCTTTCACGGCCTGATCCGAAGGCGTACCCCCATAGACCGGACGATCGTCCTCATCCCGCGGCACCAGACCAGCCAGCCCACGCGACACACCGCTGACAGTCCACGGCATGGATTTGCCATCCATTTCGTGCTGCTCGACGCGTGGCTGGATCTGGCAGGACCCACAGCGCAGGTCATTCCCGAACCACGACACGACCAGCGCCGTGTTCTTGCAATTGGGCATCTCCTCGCGCATCTGCCGGTACGAGGTCACAAAATCCGTCTTGCCTGACGGGTTGTTTAGGTTCGACCCGCCGCTGACGCCCGGCCCGCCATTATAGTGGACCTTGGATGTCGCCATCGCGTATTCGCCCGTCCCAGGGATCAACGCTACAGCCTGCGTGCCGCGCGCGACCTCTTTGTCCTGATTGGGCTGCTCGGGGCGGAAGACCTCGAAACTGAATTGCGGCACGCGGTTGCCGAACTGCGAGACATCCAGATCCTCGATCACCACATAGGCAATGCCGCGATAGGCAGGCGCTTTCCCGGCCCCTTTTACGGCTTCGATCTTAGGATCGGGCAGCTGGCTTTCAGAGCCCTTGTAGACGCGGATATTCAGATCACCTTTCTCGATCTGGTTTCCATCCGCCCAGATCCTGCCGACCCGCGTGATCTCGCCCTCGCACAGGGCAACCGCCAAGCTGATCGAATAGCTATAGGTTGTGGCTTCGGGCTCTGGCGGTGGCGCCAGTCCCTTGCCGCCGCCACCGGTTGTGGTGGCGTTTTCTTTGAAGCGGGTTGACCAGATCACCTGCCCACCCAAACGCGCGCGTCCATAGATCATGGGGATCGCCGTGCCCTCGGACGCGCCGCTCAGGCGCAAACGGTCGACACGACCCGTTTCGATCGGGTCAGACCCTGCGCCCAGAATGCGATTGTCGATGGTCTGGCCGATCGTAGCCCCGATGGCCTTGCCAATGACCACCGAAGACAATCCCAGAAAACCACCGCCAATCGAGGCACCTGCCGCAGCTCCTACTGCAGAAAGAAGTATCGTCGCCATCAGCTTGTCCTTTCAGGAAATTCAAAACACGCCACAATGCGGCGTGCCCAAGGGGTCGAAAGCGGGCTTTCGACAACTCCGTGCCCGCTATAGGCGTGGATAAAGGAAGGGGTCGGCCCAACGCTGGCGACAAACCCAAGATGCTTGGCCACCGCATCCGAGCGCATCCGAAACAGAAGGATGTCACCCGGCTGTCGGTTTTCCGCGGGTTTGGGCACCAGATAGGACTGTGCGGCCTGCCACAGGGTCTCTTGCCCGTCAGTTTCGGACCAGTCCGAGGTATAGGGTGGCACCTCTACAGGTTCCCGCCCCAATGCGACCCGCCAGACACCACGCACCAGTCCCAGACAGTCACATCCCGCCCCCTTCTGCGAGGCCTGATGCACATAGGGCGTGCCAAGCCATTCCTGCAGTTCTTGCAGTATCAACGCCTGTGTCTGCGCCATATCAGCCCCCTGAGATCGGGTTGAACGGATTATCGTCACCAGACAGCAGATCCTGAAGGTCCAACGTCTCGCGTCCATCACCACCATCGTTGCGACCCGTCGGAATCGGATAGGACATCAACCAGTCCTCGCCGGGAATGTCGGGGAACCCGCGAAAGTTCAGGAAATTGTTGAATTTCTTGCGGCAGGTGCTGGGCAGCTTGTCACAGCCTGCTTCCAGCCGCACCCGATCCCCGGGCTGCATATCGGCACGCAGGGCTTCCCAAAGCTCGATGGTCCGTGCGCCGTCCTCGCCCGTCGTGTCATTCTTGATGATCCCGCTCAGGCCTTCCGCCTCGCCGCTCAAAACCGTGAACCGCCCGCGTACAAACCAATCATTCGGGTACAGCGCCATGTCCTCGAACCGAAACACGGTCTCGTCCTCATTGCTGACCAGATCCAATTCGACCGAATACCCGGTCTGATCCAGATCGAACCGGCATTTCTCGTCGCCCAGCACCGCCGAGCACGGCGACTGGTACGCCCGCCCCTGCGGCTGGTTCATCGCCTCGCTCAATCCGTTCAGCTCGGCCCGGAACCCACCCGCCTCACGGGCCAGTTCTCCGACCTTCCCGCGAAAGCGCAGAAACCGCTGCGAGGCATCTCGCCAGTTAACCAACCAAGCCTCGACCTCGGCCCCATCATAGCGCCCGGCCCGAATGTCCTTTTCGCTGATCGCATCCGTGGACAGGACGCCCAAAGCCTCGGTGTTATCGACGGACAGACCGGTGGTCTGGCTCAACGCATGGGCCGTCATGCCGGTGTCGGCCTTATAGACGAGACCGTCCATCTGAACGTCCAGATCGTGATCCGTAAAGCCGTAGACCACCCCATCGCGTCGTGTGACCTTCCACAGCCGCGCAACGGTTGTGACCCCTTCGCTCAGATGGGCCTGAAAACCTGTTGGAACCGCCATCAGACACGCACCTCGACCACCGGAACGTTCGGGGCTTCGCCAGCCTGGAAGGACGCGACCGAAGTGTGCACCCGGTCAGTGTCAAACCGCACAGGCACATCGAATTCGTACCCTGCGGTGACCTCTGCCCCGTCTTCAGGAGCTGTCACGAATGTGACTACCCCTGTGGTCAGATCTACGCTGTACTGCGTGCCTTCGATCTGGGGGTCGCCCTTCAGACCCAACTTCACCGTGCCCTCTACTGGTTTCTGGATCGGACGTGCATAAGTGTCCGAACCCGACCGGTAAGTCTTAATCAGCTGATACTCAGTCGTAGCGCCATCACCCCAACCAAGGATTTGGTCCGTGAACGCAGGATCCGCCGAAGGCAGGCCGCTTTTGAAATCCGACCAGTCCTTCCAGCGGAATGCATGCAACTGCCCGCGCCGTGCTTCGAAGAATGCAATCAGCATTTCGACATCATCGAGCGACCGCATGCCAATCCCGGCATCATAGCGGCGGCGGGAGTGCTCCCAAGGCGTGTTGCGCTCTTCAAAGCCATTGGCCAGCGTGACCACTTCAGTGCGCCGTTCAGGACCACCAACCGAGCCGAAGCTCAAATTGGCGGGGAAGCGGATTTCGTGAAAGGACATGATGAACCCTCCTAAGGTCGTAAAATCAGTGGATCAGCGGTGGCGTTGCCCACGCGCAAGGGCGCGCTGAACATTGGCCGCGATCTGGCTTTGCGACCGGCGGAAGCTATCCACATCCGGGGTCGAGATATTCATGGTGATGTTCACAGGCGCGCCACCGCCCGCCGCGCGCACGCCCAGACGCCCATCTGCCCCGCGGCTTAATGGCATAATGGCTTCTGGCCCGGCTTCACCCATCAGGCCCGTCCCGCCGCGCATGGGAAACGCCGTGGCCTGCGAGACAACGCCGCCCTTTGCGAATGGCATCACGCGCCCTTGTGCAAAGGCGCCACCATCCGCGAAGGGCAGAAAGGCGTTCGTGATCGCCCCTACGCCTTGACCAAGGATGTTGCCAAAATGGCTTGTGACGGGATTGATCGCCGCGTTGAACGCCGCATCGGTCATCGAGCGCGCGACCTCTTTCAAGGCGTCTGACAGTTTCATGCCGTCAAAGGCCAAGCCTTCGAATGCACGCCGCAATCCGGACGAAATGCCCGAAGATAGCGTGCTGACATCCGCGTTCAGATCCGAGATCGTCGAATGCATCCCCTTCAACTCGAAGATAAACCCGGTGGTCATTTGCTGCGCGCCGCCAAGCGCTGCTTCCAATGCGTCCATCTGGTCTTCGAAACTGTCGATACTGTCCAATCCAGCCATCACATGCCCTTTCCATTTGGGCCGCACGGTTCGTCAGGAAACGCACGGGCAAGCTCTTCCAGCCGAGATCGCAGGCAGGTGGCAGGTTGCCCGTCCAGCCCGGCCATCACAGCCAATTCGATGGGGGTCAGCGCCCAGAATTGATCCGGGCGCAGCCCCAGTTTTGCAAGGCCAAGGCGCATCAGCCCGGGCCAGTCGAACCCGGCTGGCTCAGCCATCGGTGACCTCGTTCGGGGTCAGCGCAAAGGCACGGGTCAGCAACTGACCGGCAGCCTTTGCCGCCTCCACTGGTCCGCCTTGAATTTCGGCGGCCAGCAGGTCGGTGGCAGTCCCTTGCCATCCCCCGCCGCGCAGCCCGGCCACAATCAGCGCCAGCACATCGCGGCTGGAGAACTGCCCGCTTTCGAACCGCTCGACCAAGGACACAATCGATGCCTCGCCCAGTTGCTCTTCCAATTCGGCCAGCGCCCCCAGCGTCAGTTTCAACACATGAGATGTGCCATCGATCACCAGCGCCACTTCGCCCGTCCACGGGTTCGCCATGATCACAGCGCCGTAAAGGTCAGTTCGCCGGCCGAAGCCATCGACAGCTCGTAGGTCGCCTCGCCGTTATGCGAGCCTGCATACTCGATCGAGGTGATCATGAACGGGCCCTCGACCACGCCGAATTCGGGAACAATCACCTGAAAATTCGGCACTTCGTTGTCAAAAAAGATCTGCCGTGCCCGTTCATCTGTCGATGCGTCCTTGAACACGCCCGAGCCCGAGATTGAGGCAGATTTCACACCCGCGCCGCCCAGAAGCTCGCGCCAGCCACCGGTGCTTTCCAGGCTGGTCACATCCACGCTTTCCGCGTTGAAACTCAGGCGCGTCGCCCGAAGGCCCGCAATGGTCTCGAACACACCGGTGTCGGTCATGTCGAGCTTGATCAGAAGGTCTTTGCCGTTTTGCGCAGCCATAGGATCACTCCGTTTTGAAAGGTTTAGTTGTCTTCGACACGTGCGCGGAAGATCAGGTCGATGCGGCGGACATCCGCGTCTTCAACCCGCCGCGCCCGCGCACGATGAAAGTTCAGATACACAAGCCGGCCACGCGCCAGGATCAGGCTGGCATCGACCAGCGTGTCACTGACCGCCGCGGCGACCTCTTTGGCGGCCTGAAAGCCCGCAGCATCGGTGACCACGCTGATCGTGACCTCGTGCAACGCGCCCTGCCCGGTCATGTCCGAGCGTTCGCGCACATCTTCAGGCCCAAGGCTGACATAGGTGCCGGTGATGATACCCGCAGGCACCGCGTCATAGATCGCGCCCGACACCAAAGTGGACAGGGCCGTATCCGCCGCAAGGCGCTGGTAAATGGCCTGTTGAAGGGCTGCTGAAACGCCGTAGCTCATGCTGAAACCTCCTCTTGCGCGAAACAGGTCAGGAACTGTGCACCGGCATCCGCCTCGGTCACCGCAAGGATGCGGAAGATCCGGGATCCGTCGCGAAACCGCTGATCGGGTTTCGGCCGGGATGGCGCACCGTCAGGAGCCGCCCGCACTGTGATGCGAAACGCGATCGACGACACAGTTGCAAAGCCAGCGGCACGTTCCCGGCCCGAGCCGGGTTTAACCTGCGCCCAATGTTCGCCAAGTACCTGCCAGCTTTGGGTGAAACCACCCGCGCCGTCCGGTGTGCGCACGGGCTCCTCCAGCGACAGTTTGCGGTTCAGGACAGGGCGCTTCATACCGCCCCTCCACCGCCAAACAGGCGCACGGTGCGATAACGTTGCAACAGAGCTGCAATCGCCGCAGGTAAATCGCCTTGCCCGATCACGCCCCCATCGGCGCGATTTTCATAGTAGGTCGCCGCCAGCATCATTACGGCTTGCGTCAGATCAGCTGGCAGATCGGTCCAAGCGGCACCGAACCCGGCCTCGAACCCAATTACGGCCTGACCGCCTACGGGAATGGCAGGCAAACAAAGCCCGGTCGACACAAGGCGGGGGCGGTGCATATCTGGCTCCAACCCATATCGGGCGGTGTCAATCACCTCGGTCCCGCCCAAACGGTCATGGATCTCAAGGCTCAGCACTTGCGTGACGGGCGCCACCGGCAAAGCTTGCGACGCCAGATCGCGCCATGCGGTCAAGGTCCAGGTAAATTCGCGCGACAGAAGGATCTTTCCGGTGCGGGCCTCGATCGCGGCCATGGCGGCCCGAAGGTAGGTTTCCAGCACCTGATCCTGCACCCCGTCATCGGCAAACCCGGTACCCAGCCGCAGGTGGTCCTTAAATTGGGCGACCGGAAGGGCCGTGCCCGGCACTGTGGTCTGCTCGATTAACATCATGGATCATCTCCGAAATTCGGGCCCCTCACGTCATGTGGGAAAGGGTGGGCGCGCACCATCCGCATTGCTCGGACGGAGGGGGAGCAGCTAGACAACACGGGGGGTGGTCGGCGCGCGCCCTGCCCCGTGGCGACCCTTGGGCCTCCACGGGATCAGGTTCGTCTCTTACGAGACCGAGAACTTCAGAAGCTTGATCGCAGCAAAGTCGCTTACGTCACCGCCCACGCGCTTGGTGGCATAGAACAGCACATGCGGCTTGGCCGAGAACGGGTCACGCAGGATGCGCGTGTCAGGACGTTCTGCGATGGTGTAGCCAGCAGCGAAGTCACCAAAGGCGATCGAGTGGCTGTCGGCACCGATATCGGGCATGTCCTCGACGATCAGAACCGGATAGCCGATCAGACGGGCGGGTTCGCCAGCCACGGTCGCATCCGACCACAAGAAACGGCCATCCGCGTCTTTCAACTTGCGTACAGCCCCCACGGTCTTCGAATTCATGACAAAGACCGCATTGGCACGATAGTCCGCGCCCAGTGCGTAGATCAGGTCGAAAATGGCATCTGCCGGGTTGGTGGCGTTGAAGTCACCAGCCTCGCCAGTGGCCACGTAACCCAGATTACCCCAGGTCCAGCTGGTGTTGTCGACAGCGGTGTGGTTCAGAATGCCTACGGGTTTCTCAACACCGTCACCGTTGATGAACGCACCGCTTTCTGCACGCGAGAACTTGTCGGCGATACGGCCGGCCAGCCATCCCTCGATATCAAAAGCGCTGTCATCCAGCAGGCGTTGCGAAACTTTCGGCAGGGCCGACAGCTCGTGCAGCGGGATCGAGATACGGTCGATCTGCGGAGTGCCCGTCTCGGACGCCGATCCAGTTTCCGACGCCCAGCCGGTGATCAGGTCACCCTGGTCGATCAGCACGTCATAGGCAGTGCCTTCCACGTTGACCACATTGGCGACCGAACGCAGCGAAGCAGCGTTGTTCAGAACACCCTTGATGGTGTCAGCGGTCACCGGGTCAACCAAATAGCCACCGTCAGCCGCCACAGCCGAGGACATGGCCTTGCCTTCCAGATCGATACCGCGCAGCGCGTCATCATCGCCTGAACGGACATAGGCTTCGAAAGCTTTCTGGTGAGGCGCTTCCAGCTCAGCGGCAGCGGCAAGATGCGGGCGGCCCGCGATGGTGTTAGATTTGCGATCCAGCATGGTCAGTCGCTCTTCCTGTTGTTGAAGTTTGGTGGAAATTTCTTCGTGAAACTGATTGATATCGCTCACAAAACCAGCCAGCGCGGTCTTCACCTCGGCAGCCGGATTGAGGTCCGATACCTGGCCAGCAGGCGCAGCCGACTGGCCCAGAGCCTTCGTCTCTTTGTTGCTCATCATTGGGTCCTTTTCAGGGGTTCAGATCGCTGGCTCAGGCGTTACGGGCCAGCATCAGGCGCGCGTCCTCAAGGGTCGCGGCCAGTTCACGCAAGGTAGAGTCGTCGACATCAAGCATGTCGCCCTTCGCCCCCACCCGCGCTGTTGGAAGCATGGGGAACGTGACAAGTGACACCTCCCAAAGCTCCAATTCCGTCAAAAGCCGCCCGCCCGTCTGGGTCTTCGACGACTTCTTGGTGCGATATCCGATGGACAGCCCGTCAATGGCGCCCGCCTCGATCAACGCGGCAGCCTCACGGCCCTTTTCGACGTCGCTCAGAATACGACCTTTCACATAAAGGCCCTTGGCATCCTCGCGCACCTCGTCCCAAATCCCGATGGGCTGGGCCGGGTCGTGCTGCCACAGCATTTTCACGCCGCGCCCTTTGGCTTTCAGCTCGTCCAGCGATCTGCCATAGGCCCCGCGGGCCACGACATCGCCGCCATTGTCGACCTGATCGAAGAAACTGGCATAGCCGTCGATCTGAATGCCCTCGGCGGTCTGGACTGTCTCGCCCAGCTTGACGAACTTGTGCTCAAGCCCGAAATCGGTGTGGTAGTCACCCATGATATGCACCCTTTCTTATTGATCTTGAGCCAGCGGCGGCAGGCCCAGCAGGCTGCGTTTTTCGGTATCTGTCAGGAAGCTGGCCTCGGCCACGCGGGCCCATTGCTGGTCACGTTCGGCGGCCAATGCGGGAACCTGATCCAGATCCGGTTTCAACTTCACTGCTTCGTCCGAGAACCCGGCCAACCAATGGCCGACACTGGCCGAGACGCGTGACACCAAAGGCACCACAGTCAGACGATAGAAGGCACGGCTGGCCTCTTGATAGTTGGCGTAAGTGGCGTCGCCGGGTATGCCGATCAGCATCGGTGGTACCCCGAAGGCCTGCGCAATCTCGCGCGCAGCGGCTTCCTTGGTCTTCTGGAACTCCATGTCCGAGGGGCTGAACCCCATCGGTTTCCAATCCAACCCGCCTTCCAGCAGCATCGGGCGTCCGGCATTGCGCGCGCCCACGTGATGGCTTTCCATCTCGGACAGCAGGCGATCATATTGATCAGCACTTAACTGCGCCTGCCCGTCCGCGCCCTTGAACACAATCGCACCTGAAGGCCGCGCCGCATTGTCTAACAGCGCCTTGGACCAACGGCTGGCCGCATTGTGCACATCAATCGCTGTCGCGGCCGCCTGCAACGGTGACAGGCCATAGTGATCATCCTGCGGATGGAAGGCTTTAACGTGGCAAATCGGCGATGCACCCTCGGACACATTGAACCGGTGTTTGCGAGACCCGACAGTATAGTCATAGGCCACAGGCCAGCCATCCACGCCAGGAACCAACGCCATCCGATCCGAGCGCAGCACATGCAGCTCACGCGGCTGACCATCTTCGCCCAGAACGGCCTCGAGATAGCCGTTTCCGGTCAGAAGCAACTGCCCAAAGAAGGCCTCGAACAGCTCGGCCCGGCCTTGTGCAGCATTCGGGCGCGCCAGAAGCTCCAAAAGCGGATGAATATCATAACGTTGCTGGTCGTCCTGCAGCACCAAGGGCAGAGCGCTGGCGGCTTCCGCGATCAGCTTGACCGAGCGAAAGCCGACTGGGTTGGACGAAAACCCGCTGCGGGTCAGGCTGACCGTGTCACGCGGGCTCCAAGCCACACGACCGGCATTTCCATAAGCGATGACCGGCCCGGTGGCCGATGCCTTTGCCTCGCCCGGCATATCGGCCTTCGCGTCATCTGCGCCTCGCTTCAGAAAATCAAATACCATGCGCCTTGGCTCCTTGGTTTCGGTTTCCGGCTGCAACCGGGCAAACCTGTCCTGTCCGGGCAAACGCGGTCGCGCCACCCAGCGGTCAATCTTGTCATTTCGTGATCAGGCGGGGCTGGTGGCCCATCGGGCTAGTACCCCGCCTTTCGATGTTTTGCACTTTGCCAGCGAGGGTTAAAAAACCCTTTAACCAAGCGTGCGCACCTGCGGTCTGCGATAGGACGCAACGGGCTCGATGATCAGCTCATGCAGGGCCCAGACCAATGCATCCACGCGGTCCGGGCTGCCTTTGCCCTCGTAGCCCTGGCTGGTCATACGGCACATCTGATCCTCAAGTTGGGCCATGTTGCCAGCGTGCAAGACCCGCCCCTGTTCATAAAGCGCCGCCACAGGCTCGGCCCGCGTGACCTTCCCCCGCGTCGCACGCACAGCCTTGTAGGGCACGGTGGCGTCGATCTGACGAATCACGCTTTCAACAAGGTCACCACCTTGGTTAACCTCGGCCACCAGACGGTCCGCTTGATGGCGTTCCATCGCGTTCAGCGCGGCCTCGGCCCATTCCGACGGGCTGGCTGCCGTAACGCTGGCATCTTCCAGCACAACAGCCTTCCAATCGCCGGGTGGGCCCTTTGCCATGACACCAGCCACAACGATCCCGCATTCGTCAGATCCTTTGTGCCCCGTAACTGGCGGGTCCACCGCAACGACGATCCGATCCAACACGGGCGTGTCTGGCCCCAAGCGGTGTTTGTCCAGCATCGCCATCGTCCAAAGCGCGCCTTCCGTGTCTTCCAAAAGCACACCATCCAGCTCTTGCCGCCCCAATCGCGTGTCCGCGTAGCGTGTACGCACTTCGT
The Aliiroseovarius pelagivivens DNA segment above includes these coding regions:
- a CDS encoding phage portal protein, whose translation is MVFDFLKRGADDAKADMPGEAKASATGPVIAYGNAGRVAWSPRDTVSLTRSGFSSNPVGFRSVKLIAEAASALPLVLQDDQQRYDIHPLLELLARPNAAQGRAELFEAFFGQLLLTGNGYLEAVLGEDGQPRELHVLRSDRMALVPGVDGWPVAYDYTVGSRKHRFNVSEGASPICHVKAFHPQDDHYGLSPLQAAATAIDVHNAASRWSKALLDNAARPSGAIVFKGADGQAQLSADQYDRLLSEMESHHVGARNAGRPMLLEGGLDWKPMGFSPSDMEFQKTKEAAAREIAQAFGVPPMLIGIPGDATYANYQEASRAFYRLTVVPLVSRVSASVGHWLAGFSDEAVKLKPDLDQVPALAAERDQQWARVAEASFLTDTEKRSLLGLPPLAQDQ
- a CDS encoding DNA-packaging protein, with the translated sequence MALPYLFEFWALDHQLPPEGDWRTWVIMGGRGAGKTRAGSEWVRAEVEGAGPLDPGRSRRVALVGETIDQVREVMVFGESGILACSPPDRRPVWEAGRRRLVWPNGAIAQVFSAHEPESLRGPQFDAAWVDELAKWKKAEDTWNMLQFGLRLGTHPRQCVTTTPRNVGVLKQILKNPSTVTTHAPTEANRAYLAKSFLDEVRTRYADTRLGRQELDGVLLEDTEGALWTMAMLDKHRLGPDTPVLDRIVVAVDPPVTGHKGSDECGIVVAGVMAKGPPGDWKAVVLEDASVTAASPSEWAEAALNAMERHQADRLVAEVNQGGDLVESVIRQIDATVPYKAVRATRGKVTRAEPVAALYEQGRVLHAGNMAQLEDQMCRMTSQGYEGKGSPDRVDALVWALHELIIEPVASYRRPQVRTLG